In Streptomyces nojiriensis, the sequence CGGAACGTCGGTGGCCACGGCGGTGGCGGCGGTGGCGGCGGCTTCACCTGGTGCGTCATCCCGGTCACCCCGCTGACGGACTACGGAGTGGACGTCGGCACCGGAGGCGCCAACGGCCTCGGCGGCGCGCCGGGCGCCAACGGCACCGCCGGCACCGCGGGCACCACCACGTCGCTGACCGTGGCGTCGAGCAACACCGTGCTCCTCACCGCCACCGGCGGCGGGGGCGGCGGTGGCGGCGGCGCCGCGGACCGCGGTCCCGGCGAGCCCGGCACGCCCGGCCTGGGCGGCACCGGAACGTGCTCCTCGGGCGGCGTCAACCACGACGGTGACCCGGGCAACCCCGACGGCACCGGCGGCGGCACCGCGGACGGCATCGTCCAGCTCCCGGACGGCACGGCCGTGGGCGGCGACGGCGGCCGCGGCGGCGGCACCAACCGGGCCATCGGCAACTCCGGCTCCCGCGGCAAGGACGGCGGCGACGGCTACGTAGTCATCTACTGGTAGCCGCACCTCCGCACTGCCGCACCACAGCACCGACCGGAAGCCCGTCCCGCCCGCCACCACGGACGGGCGGGCTTCCCGCCGCCGGCCGCCGTCGCCCGACGGCGTACCGGCCACGGCCGCAACGTCGGCAGCCCCTGTTCGTTCACCAGGGGTGAAATGGACATCTGACACGCGCGGGAAGGTCGGCGGCGGGGTGCTCGCGGCCCTGCTCGGCGCAGGGATCCCGGCTCTGGTGGGAGCGGCTCTCCACACGGACGTGGGGGATCCCTACCAGGAGACCCGGCTGTACTTCGGCACCCAACGGGCCGACGGCCGCGACCCGGTGGAGGAACGCGAGTTCATGCGCTTCCTGGACCTGGAGATCACCCCCGCCTTCCCCGAGGGGCTGACCCTCCACGACGGGTACGGCCAGTGGCGCGGCCAGGACGGCAAGATCGTCCGCGAGACCTCGTACGAGGTGGTCCTGCTCTACCCGGAGAAGGAAGCCGACGAGCGCAGCACGCGCATCGAGCGGATCCGGCAGGCGTACGAGGACCGGTACCAGCAGGATTCCGTCGGCCGGTCCGACGACAAGGTCAGCGCCGGGTTCTGAACCGCCGGACCACCGGACCGCCGCGCTGCCGGGCCACCAGGTCGCCGGACTGCCGGGGCGTCGGCCTCAGTTGCCCGCCACGTCCTTCACGGCCACCTGGACCGGCGTCGAGCCGGAGACCAGCTCCAGCGTCAGGCCCGCCGTCGCCGGGGTCTCGATCAGCTCGGCCAGCACCGCCGCCACGTCGTCGCGCGGGACGGCCCCGCGGCCCGTCTGCGCCTCCAGACGGACCAGGCCCGTCCCGGCGTCGTCGATCAGCGAACCGGGGCGCAGGACGGTCCACTCCAGGCCCAGCCGGGTCCGTACGTGGTCATCGGCCTCGCCCTTGGCCCGCAGGTACGCGTCGAAGACCTCGTCACCGCCGTGGTGCGCGTCCGCACCCATCGAAGAGACCATCAGGAAGCGCCGCACGCGGGCCCGTTCGGCGGCATCGGCGAACAGCACCGCCGCGCCCCGGTCCACCGTGTCCTTCCGCCCGATTCCGCTGCCGGGGCCCGCACCGGCCGCGAACACCGCCACGTCCGCGCCCTGCAGAATCCCCGCCACATGCTCCACCGAGGCCGATTCCAGATCGCACAGCACCGGCTCGGCGCCCGCATGCCTCAGGTCGTCGCCCTGTGCCGGGTCGCGGACGATGCCCGCGACCTCGTACCCGCGCGCGGCGAGCAGGCGCTCCAGCCGCAGCGCGATCTGACCGTGTCCACCCGCGATGACGATGCGCATGACCCGACCGTACGACGAGCCGGGCGCCGACGCCCGCGAGCGGACGGCGAACTTCAGGGCCCCGCCTCCGTACGGCCCTGCCGGGGCAGGTCCAGGGCCACCGCGACGGCGGAGTCGCAGTACTCCCGTACGGCACTCGTACGGGCTACCACGCGCCCGCGGTGGATCACGATCCGGCTGTAGGCGAGGGACAGCACGCCCGCGATCCGGTCCCCGCGCACGGCGAGCAGCTCCGCCGGGAAACCGGCCTCCACCCGGACCTCCGGCAGGCCCATGGCCTCGCGGGCACAGCGGCTGACGGATTCGTACGCCTCGCCGGCCCGGAGCCCTCCCTGGGAGGCCAGCAGGTACGCGGCCTCCAGGGGATCCCCGCGGCCGACGGGGTTCCCGGCGTCCCGCAGCGCCCCGCTGCCGGCCGCGACGCGCACACCGGCGGCCCGCAGCAGCCGGACGGGGGCGGTGCGCAGGCCGCGGCGCTCCAGGGCCGCGCAGTCGCCCTGGGGCAGGCAGGTGACCCGTACGCCGGCCGCGGCCAGCTGATCGGCGGCGCGGGCGGCCGCGTCCAGCGGGAGCCGGGACAGGCCGCCGCACGGGCCGATGGCCACTCCGGGGCGCAGCCCGCCGGCCATCGCCGCGAGCCGGGCGAGACGGCCCGGGTCGTCACCGTCTGTGTGCAGATCCACGGGGCAGCCGTGCTCGGCGGCGAGTTCCAGGACGGCTTCGAGGAAGCCCGTCGGGTCCGGGTCCAGGTCGGGGCAGCCGCCGATCACGGAGGCGCCCATCTTGACCGCGTCCCGCAGCATGGCCAGCCCGTCC encodes:
- a CDS encoding DUF3574 domain-containing protein; the encoded protein is MKWTSDTRGKVGGGVLAALLGAGIPALVGAALHTDVGDPYQETRLYFGTQRADGRDPVEEREFMRFLDLEITPAFPEGLTLHDGYGQWRGQDGKIVRETSYEVVLLYPEKEADERSTRIERIRQAYEDRYQQDSVGRSDDKVSAGF
- a CDS encoding SDR family oxidoreductase, whose translation is MRIVIAGGHGQIALRLERLLAARGYEVAGIVRDPAQGDDLRHAGAEPVLCDLESASVEHVAGILQGADVAVFAAGAGPGSGIGRKDTVDRGAAVLFADAAERARVRRFLMVSSMGADAHHGGDEVFDAYLRAKGEADDHVRTRLGLEWTVLRPGSLIDDAGTGLVRLEAQTGRGAVPRDDVAAVLAELIETPATAGLTLELVSGSTPVQVAVKDVAGN
- a CDS encoding amidohydrolase family protein; the encoded protein is MSDSQPPQPFQAPRGGNGNAAAAEATTLLLAGARLTDGRTVDVRLGGGRIQAVGTAGSLPSPAPARVDLTGYLLLPAPAEPHAHGDTALTADAEGPVSYAPDEVQRRATEAALLQLGHGATAVRSHVRIGDVHGLGPMEAVLQARRSLRGLADLTAVAVPRLLTGAAGADGLAMLRDAVKMGASVIGGCPDLDPDPTGFLEAVLELAAEHGCPVDLHTDGDDPGRLARLAAMAGGLRPGVAIGPCGGLSRLPLDAAARAADQLAAAGVRVTCLPQGDCAALERRGLRTAPVRLLRAAGVRVAAGSGALRDAGNPVGRGDPLEAAYLLASQGGLRAGEAYESVSRCAREAMGLPEVRVEAGFPAELLAVRGDRIAGVLSLAYSRIVIHRGRVVARTSAVREYCDSAVAVALDLPRQGRTEAGP